The nucleotide sequence GTGGCTATCGGACGCCCCAGGCACTCGGCGATACGGGCCGCCACTTCAACGAGCTCCCAGCTCCCCTTGGCCAGCTCGCCGTTGGGCATGCGGATATTGTCCTCGAGGCCGACCCTCATGTTTCCGCCCAGGATACAGGACTGCATAATGGCCGGGAACTCGTCTGTTCCGACGCCGCAGGTTGTAAAGGTGGCCTTCGGCGGCAGGGCGTTCATGAGCGCCACGAAAGCGTCGGCCCTGAAGGCCTGGCCGCCGGCGACGCCCCAGACGAAGTTGAAGTTGATCGGGTCCGTGAAGAATCCCTGCTTCGCTATCAGCATGGTATTGTCGAGGCCGCCCATGTCGTACACCTCGATCTCCGGCTTCACGCCGTTCTCCTCCATGGCCCTGCCGAAGTCCTGCAGCATGGTGAAGGTGTTCTCGAACACGAAGTCGATGAAGATCTTGCCGGTCTTCCGGTCGACAATGCTGAAGTTCATCGTGTTGGTGTTCAGAGACGCCATCTCGGGCTTGACCGCCACGATCTGGCTGATGCGTTGCTCGGCGGTCTTGCCCATGCCGACGGCGGAGCTCAGGTTCACGATGAGGTCCGGGCATTTCTGCTTGATGGCGTCATGGGTCGCCCTGATCCGGTCGTGCTCGTGGGTTGCCATGCCGTTGTCCGCGCGGGCGTGGACGTGCACCATGGCCGCCCCGGCCTTCCAGCACTTGTAGGCCTCGTCGGCGAACTCGGCCGGCGTATAGGGCACATTGGGGTTCTGGTTCTTCATGGTGGCCGCACCGGTGAGGGCGGCGGTCAATATGACCGGCCTGGTTATATCCGGCCGTGCTCCCCTCCGCTTCTCCTGGCCCTCCGGCTCGTCTTCGGGGACCCACTGCTTCCGGGACGCGCTGCGCTCATGGACCGACAGCGTTTCGCCGGCCTTGGCTTTAGAGCCAACCGGCTTGAAATGGTCGATATCGAGGACCGTATTCGTCGTCTTCGCGGCGAACACGGCCTCAACGGCCATGCCGATCTTCACGTCCTCGATCTTGCATTCCTCGAGGATGTGCGTAAAGGGCGTATCGGCCCCTTCCAGCTTGATGAGGGCCATGACAAAGGGCGCCTTCCGCGGCAGGTGCCTGTCGTCGTAGCGCACCACCGTGAAGTTGACCACCGTGCCGGAATTCCCGAGCTCCACCCAGTTGTCCCGTATGTCGGTGAAATCCCTGTTGCACACCTGCCGGGGCGGTATGAACACCGTGTTGCAGGTGGGGCACTTCACACCCAAGATCTTGTTCTTGTCCCGGAGGGTGGTTATGAACTTGCTCCCCACCCGACCGGCAAAATAGGAATAAGGGAGCGCCAGTTTCCCTTCAAATATGAGGCAATTCTTGTTCTCGCTCTGTTTACCCATCGTTCCCCTCCTTACTCGTCTATCTCGAAATAATTGATGTCGAAAATGCTGCCGACGCGCTTGTCGTTCCACACCGGGCGCACCCTGGTGCCGGACTTCTCGTTGCGGCCGCCCCGTACCTTGTCAATCTGATCCCTCCGAATGAGGTGCATGAAGATGTCATTGCCCTTGCACCCGTCCAGCAGGACCATCACCATGCCGTAGGGCGTATCCCGGGTCTCCCCGGTGAGGGGATCGGGGCTCGCGTAATACACGTACTCCATGTACCTCACCTGCCCCTTCGGGCCGACCTCGACGAATTCATCCGTGCGCACACGGCAAACGGCGCACATTTCCCGCGGCGGGAGCTGCATCCTGCCGCACTTCGGGCACCGGTTCGCCAGTATCTTCTTCTCCTTTAGGCCGTTCAGGAACTCGCCCATGACCGGCCCGGTGGCGAAGCGCTGGTTTACGGAGATCGTCTTCTTGAGGACGATGAGCTCCTGCTCCGGCTCGCCGCCGGCCATGGGGTCGGCGTATTTTTCGAAATACTCGCCCCACTTCATGGCCAGGTTCAGGTCGCCGATGGCGGCGCCGCGGCCGGCCGCGAGGAGGCTCTGGGCGTCGTTCTTTCCGAGGATCATGTCCACGTAGTCCTTCGCGTCGATCATCTCGACGGTGACTGTCGTTTTCCCCTTGATGCCCTCAACGAGCCTGCAGGTCCCGTCCTTGATGAACACCGACCACTTTCCGCCGTCGGGGCCGCCCAGGTCGAAGCCGTAGATAACGTCCAGGCCCGCGGCCGCGTCGGCCCTGAACCTGCTTTCCACGGTGCCGAACATGTCGACGATATAGTCGCGCGTGGACATCTCCTTCTTTTTAACAACGAACTTTCGGAACATTTTGCCGGTCTTGCCGAAGGCGGCCATGTCGCCCTCGACCTTGATCTTGCCGCCCATGAAGGCGTTGGTCGCGTCGACCTTGCCGGTATTGACGCCCACGAAGGTCTCCCCGTCGGCCAGCATGACGGAGGCGCAGCCGGAAAGGTTTTCCATTTTGTCCACCGCCGCGAGGGCGCCGTTGTACACGCTCACCTTCCACTTCCCCTCGCCCGCTATGTCGTACCCGAAGGAGCCGCTCACGCCGGTCGCGCCCTCGGGCCGGAAGCGGTCCTTCATGGTATTGAATATATCTTCTACTTTAATTCCCCAGTACTCAGCCATTGTTTCCCTCCTACCAGTTAAGTTCCTTTTCAAGCATCATGAGGACCGTCCACAGGGTGCCGCCGAACCCGGACGCCAGCGCGTGTTTCACCGGCTTCGGTATCTGGTGCGCCCCCGCGTCTCCCCGGACCTGCAGGGCCGCCTCGGCGACCCGGAGCAGCGCCGTGGCGCCGATGGGGTTCGAGGCGGTGACGCCGCCCGACGGGTTGACGGGCATCTTCCCGCCGATCATTATCTCCTTGTTCTCGACAAGTTTAACGGCCTCGTCTCCCTTTAATTGAAGGAAGTCCCTGAGCCAATCGACGGCCCACCAGGCGGCCGGGTCGTACATCTCGAACACGTCGAAATAGTCGATGGGGTTCGTGATGCCGTTGCGCTTGTACAGGTTGTCGGCGGCAAAACGCTGCGTCTGCGTCACCGGGTGCGCATCGTCATAGCCGAAAACGTTGAATATCTCCTCGCGGTGCACCGTGATATGATCGCGGATCCACACCGGCTTTTTCGAAAGCTCCTTCGCCTTTTTCTCGCAGGCGAAGATGACGCAGCAGGCGCCATCGGACTGGGAGCACATTTCGATGAGCTTCAGGTCCCCGACGAGCTTGGGCGACGATTTTATCAGGTCGTCAATCTGGCTGAAGTCCAGGCCGAAAGAGCGGTGGGCGTTGGGGTTCAGGCCCGCGTGCTTGTCCATGATAACGCGGTACATCAGCGACACCCGTTTCGCCCGCTCCTCCCCGAACTCCGATATGAGATCGTAGGCCTTGGAGCCGGTGAGCGCGCCGGTCTGGAGGTTCCTGAACCAGAGAGGGTCGGCCATGTTGGTGATGCCGCCGGTGGTGTGTCCCTCCTGCTGCTTTTCAAATCCTATGGCCATGACGATGTCATACATGCCCGACGCGACGAGATTGTCCGAGGCGCAGGCGATCGTTATGCCCACGGTGCCGCCGGTGGTGATACGTATGCAGTTCTTTCCCTCCGCGCCGGTCCCCAGGGTGTGCCACAGGTCCGGCTGGTGGATCATCTCGAAGAGCTCCATGTTGCCGTGGACCACGCATTCGATGTCGTTCATGGTCAGCCCGGCGTCCTTGAGGGCCAGCCGCACCGCCTCGTGTATCATCTCGGGCTGGTTCACGTCCTCGCGGTGGCTGGAGTGCTTTGTCTGCCCGATCCCTATTATTCCAACGTTTCTGTTTTTCTTTCTGTGTGCCATGGTTCATCCTCCCTAGCGTTCCATGATGACAACGGCCTGGTGCTGGCCGGCGCCGCCGTAGGCGGCCTGCGCGAGGGCCCGCTTCGCCCCCTTCACCTGCCTGTCGCCCGCCTCGCCCCGGAGCTGCAGGAAGCACTCGATGGCCCGGGCCGCCCCGCCGAGGAGGAGCGGGTTGCCGTTCAGGTGGCCGCCGGCGAGATTCACGTTGTAATAATCCGGTCCTCCCTCCTTGAGCCACGGGCCGCCCTTGCCTTCGTCGGCGATGCCCACGCCCTCGGCCCACAGGGGAAGCTGGTAGGCCGCGTGGTCGCTCAGCTCGAAGAGGTTGATATCCTTCCGGACGTCCTTGATCCCCGCCATCCGGTATGCCCGCTGCGCCGCGGCGGCGAGGGTCTTGTTCGAGGCCAGGTCCTTGTCGCCGAGGAAGTAGGCGTCCATGCAGCTTCCGTACCCGGTGAGCCACACCGGCTTTTTCGTGAATTCCTTCGCCCTCTCCTCGCAGCAGAGGAGCATGCCGAAGGCCCAGTCAGTGACGGGATAATAGTGCATCTCGCGGATCGGGTCGGCCAGCATGGGGGAATTGATGACATCCTGGACATTGGCCAGATTGTTCGGGCGCGCGTAAGGATCCTTCTTCGCGTTTTTCCTCGACCGCACCACGATCTTCGCCAGCATCTCGTCGGTTACGCCCGATTTTTCCATGTAGGCCCGGGCCTGCATGGCGTCGACATTGAGGAAGTCCATTCCGATGGGCCGGCAGTAGAAGGGATCAAAGGCGAGGTTCGCGCACATCCGCCGGCTCTCGGGCTGCGATTCCTTGCAGTGTCCCATGTACAGGATAATGTCGTCATGACCGCTCAGGATGCAGGACATGGCATAGCCGATGCCGTTGATGCTTTCCTGCGCAATTTTTTCCTCGCCGCGGAAATGCGCTCCCACGACGTCCGTGACGCCGTTGTCGGATATCGTGCGCGCGTCGAACACGTCATCGGAGCAGGTGACTATGTTCCTGATGCCCTTCTCCATGTCGAAGGTGACCCTGGTCTGTTCCATGATCGACTCAAAGCATTCAACCAGCATGTTCTGGAAACGCATGGTAGCGTAGTCGGGATCATGTTTTACCTGCGCAACGGCGCAGATCGCAACCCTATTACCCATCATCTCTCCTCCTTATTACTGTTTTAGTGATCTACGACTTTTTTTACTAACCGGCCACGGTCAGTGACCGATATTTGAAAAAAAAGATATAAAATAATAAATTATTGTTTACAAATGTTATTATTATATATAAAATTTATTTAAATTTAGTTATATGATTATTATTCATCTATGTAAACAATGTTCATTCTTGTATGTTAAAAGTCAAGGAAATTTCTAAATCAATAAAAAAAATGAAATTCAAGGGAGGAAAACATGTATCAGCTCGAAAAACCTGACAATTTGGTGGAAATGCTCGAAGAAAGCATTGCCAGGTTCAGCGCCAATGAGTGGTTCGGCGTAAAAAGCAATAATACGTACACATGGTTTACCTATGGGCAGATAGGTAAAAGGATCGATAATCTCAGGGGCGGCCTGGCATACCTGGGCATAGGTAAAGGGGACACCGTCGGGGTGATATCGAACAACAGGGTCGAATGGGCCGTGGCCTGCTATGCAACTTACGGGCGCTGCGCGCGTTTTGTGCCGATGTACGAGGCGGAGCTGGTATCAACCTGGGAATATATCATCAGGGATAGCAACATAAAGGTATTGTTCGTTTCCAAGCCCGATATATACGAAAAGATCAAGCACCTGCTTCAATCCGGCGCGGACCTCGCCCATATCATAGTGATAGAGGGAGACGGCGAAGGTTCGATGGCCGGCCTTGAACGAATCGGGGAGAAGTACCCCATCAAGTCGATCATCCCCCATCCCGACGACATCGCGGGATTGATCTACACCTCCGGGACCACCGGCGACCCCAAGGGCGTCCTCCTGTCCCACGGCAACATAAGCAGCAATATCCACGCGATCCTCAAATGCTTCCACATGCTCAATGAGCGCGACCGGACGCTTTCGTTCCTCCCCTGGGCCCATTCCTACGGCCAGGTCTGCGAGCTCCACTCCATCATGCGGATCGGAGGTTCATACGGGCTGGCGGAAAGCCCGGCCACCATCGTCAACGACCTGGCCCTCATACGGCCGACCCTTCTCATATCGGTCCCGAGGATCTTTTACCGCGTCCATGACGCGATCAAGACCAAGATGAACGAGGACGGCGGCCTGCCCCTCCTCCTGTTCAACATGGGCTTGAAGAGCGGAATCAGGAGAAGGGCCCTCGCCCTGGCAGGGAAGAAAAGCGCGGTCAACGCAGCCGCTTTCGCCATCGCCGACAGGCTCGTATTCAAGAAGATCAGGGACAAGTTCGGCGGGCGGCTGAAGGTATCCATCACGGGAAGCGCCGCCATCAATCCCCAGGTCGCTGAATTCTTCAGCGATGTGGGAGTGCCCATCTACGAGGCCCTGGGCATGACCGAGGCGTCCCCGGGTGTGGCCACCAATACGCCCGACTACAATAAATTCGGGAGCTGCGGCAAGGCCTTCGACAAGGTGACCCTGGTCATCGACAGGGCCAACGAGGACGGGGACGGCAAAGAGGGAGAGCTCGTCATCTACGGGCCCAATGTCATGAAAGGATACCACAACAAGCCGGAAGAGACGAAGCAGGTGCTGACGGAGGACGGCGGCCTCCGCACCGGCGACCGGGCCTTTATCGATGACGAAGGGTTCCTGTACATCACCGGGAGGATCAAGGAGTCCTTCAAGCTGGAAAACGGGAAGTACGTGTTCCCGGCCGCCATTGAGGCGGAGATCATGATGAACAAGTACGTGGAGCAGGTGATGATCTGCGGCCTCAACAGGCCCTACACCGTCTGCATCATCGTTCCGGACTTCGCCAACCTGGAGAAATACGCGGCTGAGAACAATCTCGACAGGGACCACCGTAAGCTGGTTGCCATGGACGAGATCGCCGCCCTCTATGAAAGGGAGATCCAGAAACAGATCTCGGGAAAAATCGGCTCCTACGAGATGCCCAAGAGATACCTGATCCTGCCGGAGCCCTTTACCGTGGATAACGGCATGCTCACCCAGTCTTTCAAGCTGAAAAGAAAGAAGGTGATGGAGAAGCTCGGGGCCGAAATCGAGGCCCTGTACGCCAATTAAAAGGGGTCAGTGCAACGGCCGGGGTTGAGGCGACCGCCATGAACCCCGGCCGTCACAATATTACTTGACACATTGAGGGCGGATATTTCATTTGATGTACCGGATGGCGGAGCCAGATGAAGCAACAAAAATCATTTTCAAACCTGAAGGAACAGGAGCGTGAAGCCCGCAGAAAAATAATTCTTTCGGCGGCCGAAAAGGTCTTCGCCTCAAAGCCCCTGAGCAAAGTCCGCATGTGTGACATCGCCAGCGAGGCGTCCATCTCCACGGCCCTCATCTACCGGTATTTTCCCGATCAGCAGACGCTCTTCGTCGAGGCCTTCCTGGAAAGCACAGAAAGGATCATCGAGGTCCTTGACTCCTTTCTCCCCAGCTCCGACCAGGACAGGACCGGCATCTACCAGTTCATAGACAAGTTCATAGACTATCTCACCGGCAACGATTACTATTTCAAGATGCTGGTCAACTTCATGCTGGACGGGAACCTGAAGCCGGAACTCCTCGGCAGGATCATCGACATGGAGCACCTCATCTTCGCCAGGTTTGACGCCGTGATCCGGAGGGTGAAGCCGGACGGAACGGTCAGGGTCTATTCCCACGGCCTCTTCTGCGCGCTGAACGGGATACTGCTGACCTTCAGGAACAATCCGGAGAAAAGCAGCGACGAGATCCTCAGTTACATGAAGTCCCTGGGCCGTCTCATCGGCGAGATGTTCGTCCAGACGATAGAATCGGAAAAATAGCCGGGATAGGATCCCCGGCTGCAAAGACACGGTCCCTCCGCCATCGTCGATCACCCCGTGAGATCCATGATCCAGCGGGCCGCTTTCCGCGCCCCGTCCGGTTTCGCGTTCTTCCACAGGCCGGACTCTATATTCATCTTTCTCCCATGCTGATCGTCAAATTTTCTGTCGAAGGGATACAGGTAATGCCGTCGCGAAGGCCCCGCCTGGGAGGCCCTGGCCGCCATGTTATAGCCTGCCCCGGACACGACGTACCGGTATGACGCCAGCAGATCATCGGCCGGATAGATGTTCCGGTCCGGAAACACGGTATCAACGGGAGCGGATATCCCCTCTTCCCGCAAGACATCATTGGCATAACGGATCAGCGTATCCCTCTCGCGGCCGTCGCCGCTGTGTATGACGGCGCACCGCTCCTGGAGGCCCCTCGTCCCGGCTCCGTCAGGGCGACAGAACCCTCCGTCAAGGATCGGCTCATCCAGCGAGGCCGCGTCGCTCTGCTCCTTCAGCACCGCTTCATATTTGCCGTCAAGGGGCTCGATGATGAGGGAGCGCGAAGGGTATCGGCAGTGGCCGCCCGCCTTCAGGTTTATCATATCCGCGTACCCGCCCCACCGAAGGGAGCGGGCGATCAGAACCCTTGGGATATCCTGCGACAGGGCAAGAAATTCTCCCACAATGCCGAAGGGAAAGGCGTCCAGTATGATCAGTTTGAATTGATGCCGTTCAATATAATCCGAGAGGAAACCGTAATAGCCCTGCCTGGATTCGGTTTTATCCCCGGCGATATGATCTATGGGAAAGCCGGACGAGGCCATGACCAGGGGAGCGAGACTGCTCGAGGCCAGTATCCTCAGGGATGCGCCATGACGGTCCAGCTCGGCCGCGACTGCCAGGGCCCTGGTAAGGTGGCCCAGGCCGCCTCCCATGGCGTAATAGAGAAGGGGCCTGCCGGGCCGCCGCGAATCCGGATCCATTCTACCTGTTCAACAGGGAAAGCGCCGCGAACAGGACCAGGGCGTCGCCTTCCCTGAGCCCGGTGAAAAGCGCCACCGCCGGCGCGGCGTAGAGCCGGCCCGCCGCGGCCTCGCAGATTTCCGCGCCCTTCGCGTCCTTGACCTTTATCTTTTTCTTGTCCCCATAGAATTTGACCTTGCCGATCTCCCTGTCGCCGCTCAGCACCTTGTAGTGGTCCCCTTTCAGCTTGACCGCCCAGGGAGCGGGATCGTTCTCGCTTTTGAGGATCTTTATCTTGTCGTCCTTTTCCTTTATCTTGAAGATCATGGTCCCGGCCGGATCGTACACCTTGAAACCGCTTTCCTTCGATTTCATCCTGTACTCCTTGCCGCCCAGGATAAGCTTATACCCGGCCTTGTCTTTAGCGACATCGAGGAAAAGCCTTGCCGAGGAGGCGCGGAACCCGTCACCGGTCTTCTTGAACGAGTAGATCTCCTTGCCCCCCTGCTTTACCGACAGGTCGTCGGCCAGCGCCGGCGCGACGAAGGAAAAAGCGAGAATCATTGCCGAAAAGAAAAAGAAATGTTTTGTTTTCATGGGATACCTCACAAATATTAAATATATATCCCCCCTGTCCCCCGTTGGGGGCATGTGGAATCATATTCATACTAATAATCTTTTCTTGATTTCATCAATAACCGCATCGAGATCGTTCATGACTTCATCATTTCGAAATCTCAATGTTCTGATCCCGAGACTTTTCATGAATTCATCACGATAATCATCATAGTCTTTTCTTTCCTTATGAATATCTCCATCTAATTCAACCGCCAATAGCTTTTCATCACTATAAAAATCGAGAATATATCGATATATTGGATGCTGACATCTGAATTTATACCCCCCGACCTTCTTGCTCTTCAAACGCTCCCATAACAACCGTTCACTGTCAGTCATGTTATTCCGCATGTCTCTTGCCAATTGAACAACATAATCAGGTGTTTTAATACCTTTATTCATTAAATCCTACTATAAGTCCCTTCACTCATGCCCCCTACGGGGGTCAGGGGGTGCTTCAATCATGCCCCCTCCGGGGGTCAGGGGGGAGTTAATCAACTCATAGATCCCCTTGTTCTCCAGGATAAAATCGTCGCAGCGATGGCACACCTCGAAGGTGTTGGACCCGGACATCGACATCCGGATGTCCTTCATCCGAGCGTTATTCAGAAGCGCCGACAGCGGCTCGGCGATGACATTGCCGATGGAGGAGATCTTTCCCCTGGTCATGCAGCAGGGATAGGCGAATCCGCCGGGATCGATGAAAAGATGCATCCAGGGCATGTAGCATGGATAGTGCCGGTAGTAATTGCCGGCGTAATTGCCGCTTGATATGCTCTTGTCGCTGTCGTATTGCGTGAACACGTGGCGGTTCTCGAGGAGGTCCCAGCCCCGGGAGCGTTCAGCCAGCTCCGCCACCTGGGACTCGGCCAGGCGCATCTTCTTGTTCTGCGAATCGACGGGGATGAGCTTCCAGATGATGTCCCGGTGCAGCCCCCCGAGAAAGGCGTGAAGGTCGTCGAGGTCCCCGAGGTTCTCCCTGGTCACCACCGTGTTGACGCGGATCTTCGGGTTTTTCTTCCTGTACCTGATCAGGTGCTCCAGCCCCCGCACGGTGGACTTGAAGGCCCCCTTCTTGCCGCGAAGCCTGTCATGGAGCGACGCCTTGGAGGAATCGAGGGATATCGACATGGAATGGACGCCGATCTCCGTGAGGGCCCGCGCGATCTCCTTGGTCAGGAGCGTGCCGTTGCTGGTGCAGTTCACCTGCACGCCCCGGGAGGAGGCGCTTTCGAGGATAGGGAGGATCTCGGGATGTACGAGTATCTCGCCGCCGGAAAAATGTATCTTCTTCACGCCATGGCCGATGAGATCGTCCAGTATCTTGTCAAAGGCGTCGCGTCCCATCGGCTCGCACGGGGCCGGCCTGTCGCAGAAGACGCAGGAGAGGTTGCACTGCCACAGGAGCTTGATCTTGGCGAAAAGGACCGGCATATCCGGCAGCGGGTCCTGCCGCAGGGCGGCCAGCTTATCCCCCATCCCGGGGGTCTCCTTGATGATCCGCACCAGGTCCATATCAGTTCAGGTAATCGTTGATGCCCATTTCAATAACTTCAATCTCCGCGCGGGGATTGAATCGCGTTGCTATCGTGTCCCTGGCCGCGTCTGCCATGGCTCTCACGGCGTCGCCGTCCATCTCCAGGACCCCGTGCAATGTCCGGGCTGCATCGGCGATGTCGCCGGTCTTGAAGAGAAAGCCGTTGGCCCCGTCCCGAACCACGTCCGGAAAGGCGCCGGCGCGGCTGGCCACGATGATCCTCCCCAGGGCCATGGCCTCGA is from Spirochaetota bacterium and encodes:
- a CDS encoding 3-keto-5-aminohexanoate cleavage protein, giving the protein MGKQSENKNCLIFEGKLALPYSYFAGRVGSKFITTLRDKNKILGVKCPTCNTVFIPPRQVCNRDFTDIRDNWVELGNSGTVVNFTVVRYDDRHLPRKAPFVMALIKLEGADTPFTHILEECKIEDVKIGMAVEAVFAAKTTNTVLDIDHFKPVGSKAKAGETLSVHERSASRKQWVPEDEPEGQEKRRGARPDITRPVILTAALTGAATMKNQNPNVPYTPAEFADEAYKCWKAGAAMVHVHARADNGMATHEHDRIRATHDAIKQKCPDLIVNLSSAVGMGKTAEQRISQIVAVKPEMASLNTNTMNFSIVDRKTGKIFIDFVFENTFTMLQDFGRAMEENGVKPEIEVYDMGGLDNTMLIAKQGFFTDPINFNFVWGVAGGQAFRADAFVALMNALPPKATFTTCGVGTDEFPAIMQSCILGGNMRVGLEDNIRMPNGELAKGSWELVEVAARIAECLGRPIATTDEARLMMGLKKK
- a CDS encoding SCP2 sterol-binding domain-containing protein, producing the protein MAEYWGIKVEDIFNTMKDRFRPEGATGVSGSFGYDIAGEGKWKVSVYNGALAAVDKMENLSGCASVMLADGETFVGVNTGKVDATNAFMGGKIKVEGDMAAFGKTGKMFRKFVVKKKEMSTRDYIVDMFGTVESRFRADAAAGLDVIYGFDLGGPDGGKWSVFIKDGTCRLVEGIKGKTTVTVEMIDAKDYVDMILGKNDAQSLLAAGRGAAIGDLNLAMKWGEYFEKYADPMAGGEPEQELIVLKKTISVNQRFATGPVMGEFLNGLKEKKILANRCPKCGRMQLPPREMCAVCRVRTDEFVEVGPKGQVRYMEYVYYASPDPLTGETRDTPYGMVMVLLDGCKGNDIFMHLIRRDQIDKVRGGRNEKSGTRVRPVWNDKRVGSIFDINYFEIDE
- a CDS encoding thiolase family protein; its protein translation is MAHRKKNRNVGIIGIGQTKHSSHREDVNQPEMIHEAVRLALKDAGLTMNDIECVVHGNMELFEMIHQPDLWHTLGTGAEGKNCIRITTGGTVGITIACASDNLVASGMYDIVMAIGFEKQQEGHTTGGITNMADPLWFRNLQTGALTGSKAYDLISEFGEERAKRVSLMYRVIMDKHAGLNPNAHRSFGLDFSQIDDLIKSSPKLVGDLKLIEMCSQSDGACCVIFACEKKAKELSKKPVWIRDHITVHREEIFNVFGYDDAHPVTQTQRFAADNLYKRNGITNPIDYFDVFEMYDPAAWWAVDWLRDFLQLKGDEAVKLVENKEIMIGGKMPVNPSGGVTASNPIGATALLRVAEAALQVRGDAGAHQIPKPVKHALASGFGGTLWTVLMMLEKELNW
- a CDS encoding thiolase family protein yields the protein MMGNRVAICAVAQVKHDPDYATMRFQNMLVECFESIMEQTRVTFDMEKGIRNIVTCSDDVFDARTISDNGVTDVVGAHFRGEEKIAQESINGIGYAMSCILSGHDDIILYMGHCKESQPESRRMCANLAFDPFYCRPIGMDFLNVDAMQARAYMEKSGVTDEMLAKIVVRSRKNAKKDPYARPNNLANVQDVINSPMLADPIREMHYYPVTDWAFGMLLCCEERAKEFTKKPVWLTGYGSCMDAYFLGDKDLASNKTLAAAAQRAYRMAGIKDVRKDINLFELSDHAAYQLPLWAEGVGIADEGKGGPWLKEGGPDYYNVNLAGGHLNGNPLLLGGAARAIECFLQLRGEAGDRQVKGAKRALAQAAYGGAGQHQAVVIMER
- a CDS encoding long-chain fatty acid--CoA ligase, which produces MYQLEKPDNLVEMLEESIARFSANEWFGVKSNNTYTWFTYGQIGKRIDNLRGGLAYLGIGKGDTVGVISNNRVEWAVACYATYGRCARFVPMYEAELVSTWEYIIRDSNIKVLFVSKPDIYEKIKHLLQSGADLAHIIVIEGDGEGSMAGLERIGEKYPIKSIIPHPDDIAGLIYTSGTTGDPKGVLLSHGNISSNIHAILKCFHMLNERDRTLSFLPWAHSYGQVCELHSIMRIGGSYGLAESPATIVNDLALIRPTLLISVPRIFYRVHDAIKTKMNEDGGLPLLLFNMGLKSGIRRRALALAGKKSAVNAAAFAIADRLVFKKIRDKFGGRLKVSITGSAAINPQVAEFFSDVGVPIYEALGMTEASPGVATNTPDYNKFGSCGKAFDKVTLVIDRANEDGDGKEGELVIYGPNVMKGYHNKPEETKQVLTEDGGLRTGDRAFIDDEGFLYITGRIKESFKLENGKYVFPAAIEAEIMMNKYVEQVMICGLNRPYTVCIIVPDFANLEKYAAENNLDRDHRKLVAMDEIAALYEREIQKQISGKIGSYEMPKRYLILPEPFTVDNGMLTQSFKLKRKKVMEKLGAEIEALYAN
- a CDS encoding TetR/AcrR family transcriptional regulator; amino-acid sequence: MKQQKSFSNLKEQEREARRKIILSAAEKVFASKPLSKVRMCDIASEASISTALIYRYFPDQQTLFVEAFLESTERIIEVLDSFLPSSDQDRTGIYQFIDKFIDYLTGNDYYFKMLVNFMLDGNLKPELLGRIIDMEHLIFARFDAVIRRVKPDGTVRVYSHGLFCALNGILLTFRNNPEKSSDEILSYMKSLGRLIGEMFVQTIESEK
- a CDS encoding endonuclease domain-containing protein; the encoded protein is MNKGIKTPDYVVQLARDMRNNMTDSERLLWERLKSKKVGGYKFRCQHPIYRYILDFYSDEKLLAVELDGDIHKERKDYDDYRDEFMKSLGIRTLRFRNDEVMNDLDAVIDEIKKRLLV
- a CDS encoding radical SAM protein, encoding MGDKLAALRQDPLPDMPVLFAKIKLLWQCNLSCVFCDRPAPCEPMGRDAFDKILDDLIGHGVKKIHFSGGEILVHPEILPILESASSRGVQVNCTSNGTLLTKEIARALTEIGVHSMSISLDSSKASLHDRLRGKKGAFKSTVRGLEHLIRYRKKNPKIRVNTVVTRENLGDLDDLHAFLGGLHRDIIWKLIPVDSQNKKMRLAESQVAELAERSRGWDLLENRHVFTQYDSDKSISSGNYAGNYYRHYPCYMPWMHLFIDPGGFAYPCCMTRGKISSIGNVIAEPLSALLNNARMKDIRMSMSGSNTFEVCHRCDDFILENKGIYELINSPLTPGGGMIEAPPDPRRGHE